In Halapricum desulfuricans, a single window of DNA contains:
- a CDS encoding aldo/keto reductase encodes MSVPTVTLPDGELPVVGKGTYRLDGETARTAVSAALETGYTHIDTAEGYHNEDEIGDVLADHDREDLFVTSKVLAKNLDYESVIDACESTLDRLGTEYLDLYLIHWPNPAISLRETLNAMATLHDRGLVRNVGVSNFSRYQLSAALHISDVPIAVNQIEFHPYLQRPELVEYCQANDVVVEAAAPLARTEVLDDPAIEEIADKHDRTPAQVVLRWALDHDVVVLPRSTSEGHIRQNFELFGWELDPEDRRRIDDLDRDEPVYDVRGRSWDDDVWGIAE; translated from the coding sequence AGTCACGCTTCCGGACGGTGAGCTGCCCGTCGTCGGCAAGGGAACGTATCGTCTCGACGGCGAAACCGCCAGAACGGCCGTCTCGGCGGCGCTCGAAACCGGCTACACCCATATCGACACCGCCGAAGGCTATCACAACGAGGACGAGATCGGCGACGTGCTTGCCGACCACGATCGCGAGGACCTCTTCGTCACCTCGAAGGTACTGGCGAAGAACCTCGACTACGAGTCGGTGATCGACGCCTGCGAGTCGACGCTCGATCGCCTCGGCACGGAGTATCTCGACCTGTATCTGATCCACTGGCCGAACCCCGCGATCTCGCTGCGGGAGACGCTGAACGCGATGGCGACGCTACACGACCGCGGGCTCGTCCGCAACGTCGGCGTCTCGAACTTCAGCCGGTATCAGCTCTCCGCGGCGCTGCATATTTCGGACGTCCCGATCGCGGTCAACCAGATCGAGTTCCACCCCTACCTCCAGCGGCCCGAACTGGTCGAGTACTGTCAGGCCAACGACGTCGTCGTCGAGGCCGCCGCGCCGCTGGCTCGCACAGAGGTGCTCGACGACCCCGCCATCGAGGAGATCGCGGACAAGCACGACCGCACGCCCGCACAGGTCGTCCTCCGGTGGGCGCTCGATCACGACGTGGTCGTCCTGCCGCGGTCGACCTCCGAGGGCCACATCCGGCAGAACTTCGAGTTGTTCGGCTGGGAACTCGATCCCGAGGATCGCCGGCGCATCGACGACCTCGACCGCGACGAGCCGGTCTACGACGTCCGCGGCCGGAGCTGGGACGACGACGTCTGGGGCATCGCCGAGTAG